A window of Auraticoccus monumenti contains these coding sequences:
- a CDS encoding sulfatase-like hydrolase/transferase yields MSHNPDARRPNVVVFFTDQQRWDTLGAAGNPAGLTPNLDQMSRRGTMFEVACTPNPVCAPARAALQTGRYPTGAGVHRNGLTLDPSLPTLGRVFRDAGYRTGYIGKWHLSEHNPVPAQERDGYEHWLGSNTLEFTSDEYKTIVYDGDDAPVQLVGYRADALTDAAIRFLSAEDDRPFMLFVSLIEPHHQNELDTYPAPEVYRDCYTGAWMPPDLAALPGTAHKHLAGYYGQVKRLDECLGRLRDALVSLEVADETVLVYTSDHGSHFKTRNGEYKRSAHDGSIRVPLLVEGPGFRGGRRVRTPVSTVDLVPTLYAASGLEPPEGMDGQPLQPVVDADDGDASVLVQISESEVGRALRTRRWKYHVSAPETGQPAADRYTEVELYDLDSDPYELENLIDDGAHRPVVEELRHKLVDMVEVVEGVRPTVEAAPVVQRAQRRPQTDVRRLGLTGRRGEYAPAPSGQ; encoded by the coding sequence ATGAGCCACAACCCCGACGCGCGACGCCCCAACGTCGTGGTGTTCTTCACCGACCAGCAGCGCTGGGACACCCTCGGCGCCGCCGGGAACCCGGCCGGCCTGACGCCGAACCTGGACCAGATGTCGCGCCGCGGCACGATGTTCGAGGTCGCCTGCACGCCCAACCCCGTCTGCGCCCCGGCCCGGGCCGCGCTGCAGACCGGGCGCTACCCGACCGGGGCCGGCGTGCACCGCAACGGGCTGACGCTGGACCCTTCCCTACCCACCCTCGGTCGCGTCTTCCGCGACGCCGGCTACCGCACCGGCTACATCGGCAAGTGGCACCTCAGCGAGCACAACCCGGTACCGGCGCAGGAACGCGACGGCTACGAGCACTGGCTCGGGTCCAACACGCTCGAGTTCACCTCCGACGAGTACAAGACGATCGTCTACGACGGCGACGACGCCCCGGTGCAGCTGGTCGGGTACCGGGCCGACGCGCTCACCGACGCCGCCATCCGCTTCCTCAGCGCCGAGGACGACCGTCCGTTCATGCTGTTCGTCTCCCTGATCGAGCCCCACCACCAGAACGAGCTCGACACCTACCCGGCTCCTGAGGTGTACCGCGACTGCTACACGGGGGCGTGGATGCCGCCGGACCTGGCTGCTCTCCCCGGGACGGCGCACAAGCACCTGGCCGGCTACTACGGGCAGGTGAAGCGGTTGGACGAGTGCCTGGGCCGGTTGCGGGACGCATTGGTGAGCCTGGAGGTGGCGGACGAGACCGTGCTGGTCTACACCTCCGACCACGGCTCGCACTTCAAGACCCGCAACGGTGAGTACAAGCGCTCAGCCCACGACGGCTCGATCCGCGTCCCGCTGCTGGTGGAGGGACCCGGGTTCCGCGGCGGCCGTCGGGTGCGCACGCCGGTCAGCACGGTCGACCTCGTGCCCACCCTCTACGCCGCCTCCGGGCTCGAGCCGCCCGAGGGTATGGACGGCCAGCCGCTGCAGCCCGTCGTGGACGCCGACGACGGTGACGCGAGCGTGCTCGTCCAGATCAGCGAGAGCGAGGTGGGCCGGGCGCTGCGGACACGCCGCTGGAAGTACCACGTCAGCGCCCCCGAGACGGGCCAGCCGGCAGCCGACCGCTACACCGAGGTCGAGCTGTACGACCTCGACTCCGACCCCTACGAGCTGGAGAACCTGATCGACGACGGCGCCCACAGGCCGGTCGTCGAGGAGCTGAGGCACAAGCTGGTGGACATGGTGGAGGTGGTGGAGGGCGTGCGCCCGACGGTAGAGGCGGCGCCCGTGGT